The Clostridium beijerinckii genomic sequence TGTATTTTTGAATTTTGAGAGTTTAAGAGATTTTCATCGCTATATTTTAAAGTATGTATAAAATAGTTTTCTAAAATTAAAGAATTTAAAATAATATCGTTTGGATATGTATTGGACAATGTGTTTTTTGAAACAATATAATTTATGTCGTTTAATTTAAGGATCTCTTTGAAATTTTCTGAGATATTTCGTTGGATAATTATCTTATTAAATGAATCATTTTTTAGTACATTTAATTGAATATCAGGATGACCATTTATGGCATCATAAACATCATTACATTTAGGGACTAATATTGGTTTTAGGTCTAGTTTGGAAAGGCTAAGTAATTCTTCTTTAGTAATTCTATAATCGACAAAACAATGCATATAAATTCTCCTTATAAGAATGTATAACTGATATTTAAAGGCAAAATAATCAATACTGAAATTATTATTTTAAATTATATTTTGCGCTTTAAAGACAGATATGTCAATTAAGTAACTGCTAGAATGTATAAAAATTAATATTTTATCAACTAGAAATATATCATATGAATTTTGCATATCCTCAAATTTTTAATACATACTAATATTAAGAAGGGAGTGAAATCCATGCTTATTTTAAAATTAGCTTATAGTGAAGACTTGACTTTTTCCCGTGACCTGCAAGAGCTAAAAGAGCTACTAAAGAAGAAGGAGATTTTAATAGGATTTGTTGAAAGTATAGAAGGAAAAACTCATATAATAAAGATAATTTGTGAAGAAAATTGTTATAATGAAAAAGTAAAAGAGATTATTAACTTATATGTTAGTAATATTTTATATAGAATAGTTATTGATAATTATAGAAAAAAGGAAATGTTTGAATTTATAACGGATAATTATTTTTTCTTAAAGCAATCTGAAATATTAGAGGTTGAAGATCAAATACTAAAGGTGTTAAAGTATGAAGAAGTAGATGCAAATGAGGATACTATATTTTGTTTAAATAAAATTAATTCTATGGTAGAAAAGATTAGAGACTGCATAAGTGAAAAACAAGAGATTAATATAGATGGATTTATAACTTTTAGGATGAGAAAATTAAGAGAGGATATAGAAAAAGTTATAGATAAAGTAGTAGAAAGATATATGGTAGAAAAAGAATATAAGGAATTTATAAGACTATTAAAGTACTTTGTAGAAATACAGGAATGTAAAATAGAAGAAATAAATATAATAGTAGAAGATAATAATTATATAGTAAGAGATAAGGAAGGCAAAGATTTATATTACGATTTTTTCAGTGAAATCGCAACAGATCAAAATAAAGCTGAATTAAATATGGAAGATATATTAATTAGCGGACTAATAACAAGTGCACCTGAAAATATAAATATCTATGGAAAAGAAAAATGTAGCAATAAAGAATTTTTAGATACTATTCAAAATGTATTTGGAGATAAGGTTCATTTTTATGAAGCAAATAGCGACTATAATAAAATTGGTCAAATAATAGCAAAAAAATATTGACATGGATTAACAACAATGATATACTCATACATGTTAAGAAGAAACAGCCGTTTCTCACCCTGCAGTGTTGAATTTACTAGTATGGGTTTTGTGTGATGTCTATACATTGAGTATTGATAATTTGAGGCGGCAGTTATGCCGTCTTTTTATTATGTATATAGTTTTTCGGAGGTGAAAAATATTAATAAAGATTTTTCTATGAATGAAGAAATTAGAGAAAAAGAGATTAGACTAATAGGAAGTAACGGGGAACCATTAGGGATTGTCCCAACTATTGAAGCAAAAAAACTTGCTGAAGAAAAAGATATGGATTTAGTTATGATGTCTCCTACTGCGAAACCACCAGTTTGTAGAATTATGGACTATGGTAAGTATGTATATGAGCAATCTAAAAAAGAAAAAGATGCTAAGAAAAAGCAAAAAATCATATCTATTAAAGAAGTAAGATGTAGTCTAACTATTGAGGAACATGACATTGATATAAAAGCAAAAAATGCCAGAAAGTTCCTATTAGAAGGAGATAAAGTTAAAATCACTGTAAGATTTAGAGGTAGGGAAATGGAACTTGCCCACATGGGACAAAAGATTCTTGATAACTTTGCAGCTAAATTAGAAGATGTCTGCCTAGTAGAAAAAAGACCTAAAAGAGAAGGCAGAAATATGACAATGGTTTTAGGGCCTAAAAAGGCGTAACTTGAGAGGAGGATTTAATCATGCCAAAAATGAAAACTCATAGAGGTGCAGCAAAAAGATTCAGAAAAACAGGTACAGGAAAACTTAAGAGAGGTAAGGCATTTAGAAGCCATATCTTAACAAAGAAGAGTTCAAAAACTAAGAGACATCTTAGAAAAGCTGGATATGTTTCAGATTCACAATTAAAAGTAATGAAGAAATTATTACCATACCTATAATATAGGGGTAATGCAGGAGGTTTAAGTAATGGCAAGAGTAAAGAGAGCGAAGAATTCTCGTAAAAATCATAAAAAAGTTTTAAAACTTGCAAAAGGATACTACGGTGGAAAAAGTAAGTTATATAAAACTGCTAATGAATCAGTAATAAGAGCATTAAGAAATTCTTATGTTGGAAGAAAGAATAAGAAGAGAGATTATAGAAGTTTATGGATAGCTAGAATTAACGCAGCTACAAGAATAAACAACTTATCATATTCTAAATTCATGAATGGAATCAAATTAGCTGGAATAGACATCAACAGAAAGATGTTATCTGAAATAGCTATAAATGATCCAAAGGCATTTACTGAATTAGTAGAAGTTGCTAAGAAACAATTAAATGCTTAGTACATAAAATGCGGCTTATGCCGCATTTTATTTTTATATTCAAATATAAATAATAATACTATTATTTTTCCATAATCCTATAGTTTTGAGGTGTAAAACTTTGATATATATAGAAAGTAAAGAAAATAATTTGTTTAAGAATACAAAAAAGCTTAAAGAAAGAAAAAATAGGACTAAAACAAGTAGATATATAATTGAAGGATTTAGATTAGTTCAAGAGGCATTTAAGGCCAAAGTCGATGTAGATTACCTAATTGTGACTGAAGATGCACATGATAAAGTAGACGAATTTTTGGGCAAATATATAAATGATGAAATTAAGATTTATGAAATTTCCAGCAATTTATTTAAAGAACTTATTTCTACAGAAAATCCCCAAGGAATACTTGCTGTTATAAAAATGAATACAATGGAATTGAAATTCGATGGAGATTTTTACTTGCTTTGTGACAAGGTGCAAGATCCAGGGAATCTAGGGACTATAATAAGAACTGCACATGCAGCTGGAGTACAAGAAATTATATTAACAAAGGGTACTGTGGATATATATAATGAAAAGACAATTAGATCTACAATGGGATCTATATTTTATATTCCTATTTATTATGATGATGAGAATCTCTCTTTGGTAAAAGAATTAAAGGGGAAAGGTTTTAATTTAGTAGTGACATCCTTAGATACAGATAAAAATTTCTTTCAAGCAGATTTAAGAGGGAGAGTTCTCTTAACTGTTGGGAATGAAGGAAATGGAGTAAGTAAAGAAGTGTTAGAGATGGCGGATACTAAGGTTAAGATACCAATGCCAGGCAATGCTGAATCTTTAAATGTAGCAGTAGCTTCATCTGTTATAATGTATGAGAAAGTAAGACAAAATCAATTGTGATTAAATCTTATTAAAATAGGAAAGTATATTAATAGGTTTCTAGGAAAATTTGAAACTATTTAAGAATGAAAGTAGATTTGAATATTTCTAGGAATCTATATTAATATGAAAAAATTTTAAAATTTATATATTTATCTATGTAAGTATGCGAATCAATATTTAAATAAATTTAATATTCCGAAAATAACAAATATATTTATCTTAAATGATTTTAGGAATTAGCAAATTTATACAGTTAAGATACCAGAAACAGATATCATAAATACTGCTAATTTACCCCATACATGAGTTAACACGCCTTTTAAAGAGCGAACTTTAGATGCATTTTGCAATTTTACTTTTTCATCAATTTGATTAAAAAGTGATTCTATTGGTTGCCTAATGCGACCTACAGAGGTGGAATGCAATGATTCAGCTGAATCCAGTTGTTTCTGACCACGTTTTTTCTTGATTGGTGTACGGATTACCGTTCCGTTAGCGTTAGCTGATATTTTTACATCAGAATCAATATATGCTTTATCAGCATATATATTGCGGTTTTCAAAGTTACTTATAATCTCTCTAACTGCTTGTAAATCATGCTCTGATGCAGGAGTTAATAGTGCATATTCTGGATAAGGTGTTGTTTTAGGTCTTACATGTGCAATAACATGTAACTTACATCCATAATAATGAAAGTCTTTAGTTGCACAATAACCTTTATTGCATATTAAACCTGCTACTTTCCCTTTATATGAGCGTTTATCTTTTGCTAACGCTATCGGAAAAGAATCTATGATGCTTTCAGTAGAGATAGAAAACTTATTTTCAAATA encodes the following:
- a CDS encoding TrmH family RNA methyltransferase, which encodes MIYIESKENNLFKNTKKLKERKNRTKTSRYIIEGFRLVQEAFKAKVDVDYLIVTEDAHDKVDEFLGKYINDEIKIYEISSNLFKELISTENPQGILAVIKMNTMELKFDGDFYLLCDKVQDPGNLGTIIRTAHAAGVQEIILTKGTVDIYNEKTIRSTMGSIFYIPIYYDDENLSLVKELKGKGFNLVVTSLDTDKNFFQADLRGRVLLTVGNEGNGVSKEVLEMADTKVKIPMPGNAESLNVAVASSVIMYEKVRQNQL
- the infC gene encoding translation initiation factor IF-3; this translates as MKNINKDFSMNEEIREKEIRLIGSNGEPLGIVPTIEAKKLAEEKDMDLVMMSPTAKPPVCRIMDYGKYVYEQSKKEKDAKKKQKIISIKEVRCSLTIEEHDIDIKAKNARKFLLEGDKVKITVRFRGREMELAHMGQKILDNFAAKLEDVCLVEKRPKREGRNMTMVLGPKKA
- the ytxC gene encoding putative sporulation protein YtxC — translated: MLILKLAYSEDLTFSRDLQELKELLKKKEILIGFVESIEGKTHIIKIICEENCYNEKVKEIINLYVSNILYRIVIDNYRKKEMFEFITDNYFFLKQSEILEVEDQILKVLKYEEVDANEDTIFCLNKINSMVEKIRDCISEKQEINIDGFITFRMRKLREDIEKVIDKVVERYMVEKEYKEFIRLLKYFVEIQECKIEEINIIVEDNNYIVRDKEGKDLYYDFFSEIATDQNKAELNMEDILISGLITSAPENINIYGKEKCSNKEFLDTIQNVFGDKVHFYEANSDYNKIGQIIAKKY
- a CDS encoding DUF6873 family GME fold protein codes for the protein MHCFVDYRITKEELLSLSKLDLKPILVPKCNDVYDAINGHPDIQLNVLKNDSFNKIIIQRNISENFKEILKLNDINYIVSKNTLSNTYPNDIILNSLILENYFIHTLKYSDENLLNSQNSKIHIDVPQGYTKCSILPVREKALITSDKGIFNSLKNYDFDILLLPPGDILLPSLNYGFIGGVGGMVSNNKMAFFGDLDSYTWGDQIKKFLFKYDVLPIALRKGNLIDRGSLFTL
- the rplT gene encoding 50S ribosomal protein L20, which codes for MARVKRAKNSRKNHKKVLKLAKGYYGGKSKLYKTANESVIRALRNSYVGRKNKKRDYRSLWIARINAATRINNLSYSKFMNGIKLAGIDINRKMLSEIAINDPKAFTELVEVAKKQLNA
- a CDS encoding IS982 family transposase, whose product is MQRFSNNCLPKFTDEEIITIYLWATMQKQFTKKDVYKYAINHLIEYFPDIPSYQAFNKRLNNLHEAFREITSTLTALFENKFSISTESIIDSFPIALAKDKRSYKGKVAGLICNKGYCATKDFHYYGCKLHVIAHVRPKTTPYPEYALLTPASEHDLQAVREIISNFENRNIYADKAYIDSDVKISANANGTVIRTPIKKKRGQKQLDSAESLHSTSVGRIRQPIESLFNQIDEKVKLQNASKVRSLKGVLTHVWGKLAVFMISVSGILTV
- the rpmI gene encoding 50S ribosomal protein L35; this translates as MPKMKTHRGAAKRFRKTGTGKLKRGKAFRSHILTKKSSKTKRHLRKAGYVSDSQLKVMKKLLPYL